In Rhizophagus irregularis chromosome 7, complete sequence, a single genomic region encodes these proteins:
- a CDS encoding uncharacterized protein (SECRETED:cutsite_VYA-DH; SECRETED:prob_0.9175); SECRETED:SignalP(1-27) → MKSSFSFTMIVAIIFIQALTPFTEVYADHTVWIHNKVTAGTWTNAATVLTNKKGNFDWSGDAGAIDIEGDWAHTGYSLNVPDNVSSYWVAFRVAASTEDDKWRGPYNNDGDKCWHFHGKIDSWDVYEC, encoded by the exons ATGAAatcttccttttcttttacCATGATCGTTGCAATCATTTTTATCCAAGCCTTAACGCCGTTCACTgaag TGTATGCGGACCATACCGTATGGATACATAACAAGGTAACTGCTGGTACATGGACTAATGCTGCAACCGtcttaacaaataaaaaagggAACTTTGATTGGAGTGGTGATGCTGGCGCAATTGACATAGAGGGCGACTGGGCTCATACAGGTTATAGCTTGAATGTTCCTGATAACGTGTCATCATATTGGGTTGCTTTTAGAGTTGCTGCGTCTACTGAAGATGATAAATGGCGCGGCCcatataataatgatggaGATAAATGTTGGCACTTTCATGGTAAAATAGATTCTTGGGATGTATACGAATGCTAA